In one Streptomyces venezuelae genomic region, the following are encoded:
- a CDS encoding DJ-1/PfpI family protein — protein sequence MTAKILIVTGDAAESLEVLYPYQRLREEGYDVHIAAPARKTLRFVVHDFEPGFDTYTEKPGYTWPADLAFAEVDPGQYAALVIPGGRAPEYLRNDPELRKILKSFFDADKPVAQICHGPLLTAAIGGLSGRRVTAYPALEIDMQTAGATFQDAEAVVDGTLVSARAWPDHSGWMREFLTVLRAKAPVT from the coding sequence ATGACTGCCAAGATCCTGATAGTGACCGGCGACGCAGCCGAGTCACTGGAAGTCCTCTACCCCTACCAACGGCTCCGCGAAGAGGGTTACGACGTCCACATCGCGGCCCCGGCCCGCAAGACCCTGCGCTTCGTGGTCCATGACTTCGAGCCGGGCTTCGACACGTACACGGAGAAGCCGGGGTACACCTGGCCCGCGGACCTCGCCTTCGCCGAGGTCGATCCCGGCCAGTACGCCGCTCTGGTGATCCCGGGCGGCCGGGCCCCCGAGTACCTGCGCAACGACCCGGAGCTGCGCAAGATCCTCAAGTCGTTCTTCGACGCGGACAAGCCGGTGGCCCAGATCTGCCACGGCCCGCTCCTCACGGCGGCGATCGGCGGCCTGAGCGGCCGCAGGGTCACGGCGTATCCCGCCCTGGAGATCGACATGCAGACAGCCGGCGCGACGTTCCAGGACGCGGAGGCGGTGGTGGACGGCACGCTGGTCTCGGCGCGCGCGTGGCCGGACCACTCGGGCTGGATGCGGGAGTTCCTCACGGTGCTGAGGGCGAAGGCACCGGTGACGTGA
- a CDS encoding NAD-glutamate dehydrogenase, whose translation MQTKLDEAKAELLARAARVAENSPVGGRLPSGAPTGTTSEATPDQDTALAFLQRYYLHTAPEDLADRDPVDVFGAAVSHYRLAEDRPQGTANVRVHTPTVEEIGWTCSHSVVEVVTDDMPFLVDSVTNELSRQGRGIHVVIHPQVVVRRDVTGKLLEVLSREAGAELPHDALVESWIHVEMDRETDRADLKQITADLLRILSDVRETVEDWEKMRDAALRIADELPAEPTAGDLPDQEVEEARELLRWLADNHFTFLGFREYNLTEDDSLAAVPGTGLGILRADPQHDGDDHHPVSPSFNRLPADARAKAREHRLLVLTKANSRATVHRPSYLDYVGVKKFDAEGNVVGERRFLGLFSSAAYTESVRRVPVIRRKVAEVLKGAGFSANSHDGRDLLQILETYPRDELFQTPADELRSIVTSVLYLQERRRLRLYLRKDEYGRYYSALVYLPRDRYTTGVRLRIIDILKEELNGASVDFTAWNTESILSRIHFVVRVPKGAEVPDLSDADTDRIEARLVDAARSWADGFAEALTAECGEERAAELLRQYGGAFPEGYKADHTPRAAVADLQHLEQLTQGDKDFALSLYEPVGAAPGERRFKIYRAGGQVSLSAVLPVLQRLGVEVTDERPYELRCSDRTNAWIYDFGLRLPKSQNGNGDYLGDDGRERFQEAFAAAWTGEAEVDGFNSLVLRAGLNWRQAMVLRAYAKYLRQAGATFSQDYMEDTLRNNVHTTRLLVSLFEARMSPDRQRAGTELTDGLLEELDGALDQVASLDEDRILRSFLTVIKATLRTNFFQEAEGGKSHNYVSMKFDPQAIPDLPAPRPAYEIWVYSPRVEGVHLRFGKVARGGLRWSDRKEDFRTEILGLVKAQMVKNTVIVPVGAKGGFVAKQLPDPSVDRDAWLAEGVACYKTFISALLDITDNLVAGEVVPPADVVRHDEDDTYLVVAADKGTATFSDIANQVAESYNFWLGDAFASGGSAGYDHKGMGITARGAWESVKRHFRELGCDTQSEDFTVVGVGDMSGDVFGNGMLLSEHIRLVAAFDHRHIFIDPKPDAATSYAERRRLFELPRSSWADYDKELLSAGGGIFPRSAKAIQLNAQIREALGIEGKIAKMTPADLMKTILQAPVDLLWNGGIGTYVKSSAESNADVGDKANDAIRVDGQDLRVKVVGEGGNLGLTQLGRIEFARSGGRINTDAIDNSAGVDTSDHEVNIKILLNAVVANGDMTVKQRNKLLAEMTDEVGHLVLRNNYAQNTALANAVFQSPSLLHAHQRFMRRLGKQGHLDRGLEFLPNDRQIRELLNGSRGLSQPELAVLLAYTKITAADELIQTTLPDDPYLQRLLHAYFPKALHERFPEQIDGHALRREIVTTVLVNDTVNSGGSTFLHRLREETGASLEEIVRAQMAAREIFGLGEVWDEVEALDNVVAADVQTRIRLHSRRLVERGSRWLLNNRPQPLQLAETIGFFSKGVTEVWDELPQLLRGSDLEWYEGIRDELTEVGVPEELARRVAGFSSAFPALDIVAVADRTGKEPMAVAEVYYDLADRLRITQLMDRIIELPRADRWQSMARASIREDLYAAHAALTADVLAAGNGQSTPEQRFKAWEEKNAPILSRARSTLEEIQSSDAFDLANLSVAMRTMRTLLRTHS comes from the coding sequence ATGCAGACCAAGCTGGACGAAGCCAAGGCCGAGCTGCTCGCGCGGGCCGCCCGGGTAGCTGAGAACAGCCCGGTCGGGGGGCGCCTACCGAGCGGTGCACCGACTGGGACGACGAGCGAGGCCACGCCGGATCAGGACACGGCTCTCGCGTTCCTCCAGCGCTACTACCTGCACACCGCCCCCGAGGACCTGGCGGACCGCGACCCGGTCGACGTCTTCGGAGCCGCCGTCTCCCACTACCGGCTCGCCGAGGACCGCCCCCAGGGGACGGCGAACGTGCGGGTCCACACCCCGACGGTCGAGGAGATCGGCTGGACCTGCAGCCACTCCGTCGTCGAGGTGGTCACCGACGACATGCCCTTCCTCGTCGACTCCGTCACCAATGAGCTGTCCCGCCAGGGCCGCGGCATCCACGTCGTCATCCACCCGCAGGTCGTGGTGCGTCGCGACGTGACCGGAAAGCTCCTGGAGGTGCTGAGCCGCGAGGCCGGTGCCGAGCTGCCGCACGACGCGCTCGTCGAGTCGTGGATCCACGTCGAGATGGACCGCGAGACCGACCGCGCGGACCTGAAGCAGATCACCGCCGATCTGCTGCGCATCCTCAGTGACGTACGGGAGACCGTCGAGGACTGGGAGAAGATGCGCGACGCCGCGCTGCGCATCGCCGACGAGCTGCCCGCCGAGCCCACCGCGGGCGACCTGCCCGACCAGGAGGTCGAGGAGGCCCGCGAGCTGCTGCGCTGGCTCGCCGACAACCACTTCACGTTCCTCGGCTTCCGTGAGTACAACCTCACGGAGGACGACTCCCTCGCCGCCGTCCCCGGCACCGGCCTCGGCATCCTGCGCGCCGACCCGCAGCACGACGGCGACGACCACCACCCGGTGAGCCCGTCCTTCAACCGGCTGCCCGCCGACGCGCGCGCGAAGGCCCGCGAGCACCGCCTCCTGGTGCTGACCAAGGCCAACAGCCGGGCCACCGTCCACCGGCCCAGCTACCTCGACTACGTCGGCGTGAAGAAGTTCGACGCCGAGGGGAACGTGGTCGGGGAGCGGCGCTTCCTCGGGCTCTTCTCGTCCGCCGCGTACACCGAGTCCGTGCGGCGCGTCCCCGTCATCCGCCGCAAGGTCGCCGAGGTGCTCAAGGGCGCGGGGTTCTCGGCCAACAGCCACGACGGCCGCGACCTGCTCCAGATCCTGGAGACCTACCCGCGCGACGAGCTCTTCCAGACGCCCGCCGATGAGCTGCGGTCCATCGTGACGAGTGTCCTCTATCTGCAGGAGCGGCGGCGGCTGCGGCTCTACCTGCGCAAGGACGAGTACGGGCGTTACTACTCCGCCCTCGTCTACCTGCCGCGCGACCGCTACACCACCGGCGTCCGCCTGCGGATCATCGACATCCTCAAGGAGGAGCTGAACGGCGCCAGCGTCGACTTCACCGCCTGGAACACGGAGTCGATCCTCTCCCGCATCCACTTCGTGGTCCGGGTGCCGAAGGGCGCCGAGGTCCCCGACCTCTCCGACGCCGACACCGACCGCATCGAGGCCCGGCTCGTCGACGCCGCCCGTTCCTGGGCCGACGGCTTCGCGGAGGCGCTGACCGCCGAGTGCGGCGAGGAGCGCGCCGCCGAGCTGCTTCGCCAGTACGGGGGTGCCTTCCCCGAGGGGTACAAGGCCGACCACACGCCGCGCGCCGCCGTCGCCGACCTCCAGCACCTGGAGCAGCTCACCCAGGGCGACAAGGACTTCGCGCTCTCCCTGTACGAGCCGGTGGGCGCCGCCCCCGGCGAGCGGCGCTTCAAGATCTACCGCGCGGGCGGCCAGGTCTCGCTCTCCGCGGTCCTGCCGGTGCTCCAGCGCCTCGGCGTCGAGGTCACCGACGAGCGTCCGTACGAACTGCGCTGCTCGGACCGGACGAACGCGTGGATCTACGACTTCGGGCTCCGGCTGCCCAAGTCGCAGAACGGCAACGGCGACTACCTCGGCGACGACGGCCGCGAGCGCTTCCAGGAGGCCTTCGCCGCCGCCTGGACCGGTGAGGCCGAGGTCGACGGGTTCAACTCGTTGGTGCTGCGGGCCGGACTCAACTGGCGTCAGGCGATGGTCCTGCGGGCCTACGCGAAGTACCTGCGCCAGGCCGGTGCCACGTTCAGCCAGGACTACATGGAGGACACCCTCCGCAACAACGTCCACACCACCCGGCTGCTCGTCTCGCTCTTCGAGGCGCGCATGTCGCCGGACCGCCAGCGGGCCGGGACCGAGCTGACCGACGGGCTCCTCGAGGAGCTGGACGGCGCCCTGGACCAGGTCGCGTCCCTGGACGAGGACAGGATCCTGCGGTCCTTCCTCACCGTCATCAAGGCGACGCTGCGCACGAACTTCTTCCAGGAGGCGGAGGGCGGCAAGTCCCACAACTACGTCTCCATGAAGTTCGACCCGCAGGCCATCCCCGACCTGCCCGCGCCCCGTCCCGCGTACGAGATCTGGGTGTACTCGCCCCGCGTCGAGGGCGTCCACCTGCGCTTCGGCAAGGTCGCGCGCGGCGGTCTGCGCTGGTCCGACCGGAAGGAAGACTTCCGGACCGAGATCCTGGGTCTCGTGAAGGCGCAGATGGTGAAGAACACCGTCATCGTGCCCGTCGGCGCCAAGGGCGGCTTCGTCGCCAAGCAGCTGCCCGACCCGTCCGTGGACCGCGACGCGTGGCTGGCCGAGGGCGTCGCCTGCTACAAGACGTTCATCTCCGCGCTGCTCGACATCACCGACAACCTGGTGGCCGGCGAGGTCGTGCCCCCGGCGGACGTCGTCCGGCACGACGAGGACGACACCTACCTCGTCGTCGCGGCCGACAAGGGCACGGCGACGTTCTCCGACATCGCCAACCAGGTCGCCGAGTCGTACAACTTCTGGCTGGGCGACGCCTTCGCCTCCGGCGGCAGCGCCGGGTACGACCACAAGGGCATGGGCATCACCGCCCGCGGCGCCTGGGAGTCCGTGAAGCGGCACTTCCGCGAACTCGGCTGCGACACCCAGTCCGAGGACTTCACCGTCGTCGGCGTCGGCGACATGTCCGGCGACGTGTTCGGCAACGGCATGCTGCTCTCCGAGCACATCCGCCTCGTCGCGGCCTTCGACCACCGGCACATCTTCATCGACCCGAAGCCGGACGCCGCCACCTCGTACGCCGAGCGCCGCCGCCTCTTCGAGCTGCCCCGCTCCTCCTGGGCCGACTACGACAAGGAGCTGCTCTCCGCGGGCGGCGGGATCTTCCCGCGCAGCGCCAAGGCGATCCAGCTCAACGCCCAGATCCGCGAGGCGCTCGGCATCGAGGGCAAGATCGCCAAGATGACCCCGGCCGACCTGATGAAGACCATCCTCCAGGCGCCGGTCGACCTGCTGTGGAACGGCGGCATCGGTACGTACGTGAAGTCGTCCGCCGAGTCGAACGCGGACGTCGGCGACAAGGCCAACGACGCGATCCGCGTGGACGGCCAGGACCTGCGCGTCAAGGTCGTCGGCGAGGGCGGCAACCTCGGTCTGACCCAGCTGGGCCGCATCGAGTTCGCGCGCTCCGGCGGCCGCATCAACACCGACGCCATCGACAACAGCGCGGGCGTGGACACCTCCGACCACGAGGTGAACATCAAGATCCTGCTCAACGCGGTCGTCGCCAACGGCGACATGACGGTCAAGCAGCGCAACAAGCTCCTCGCCGAGATGACCGACGAGGTCGGGCACCTGGTCCTGCGCAACAACTACGCGCAGAACACCGCCCTGGCCAACGCCGTCTTCCAGTCGCCGTCCCTGCTCCACGCCCACCAGCGGTTCATGCGCAGGCTCGGCAAGCAGGGCCACCTCGACCGCGGCCTGGAGTTCCTGCCCAACGACCGGCAGATCCGCGAGCTGCTCAACGGCAGCCGGGGCCTGTCCCAGCCCGAGCTCGCCGTGCTCCTCGCCTACACGAAGATCACGGCCGCGGACGAGCTGATCCAGACGACGCTGCCCGACGACCCGTACCTGCAGCGCCTGCTGCACGCGTACTTCCCGAAGGCGCTCCACGAGAGGTTCCCCGAGCAGATCGACGGCCACGCGCTGCGCCGCGAGATCGTCACCACGGTCCTCGTCAACGACACCGTCAACAGCGGCGGTTCGACCTTCCTGCACCGCCTGCGGGAGGAGACGGGCGCCTCGCTGGAGGAGATCGTGCGGGCGCAGATGGCGGCCCGTGAGATCTTCGGCCTCGGCGAGGTGTGGGACGAGGTCGAGGCGCTCGACAACGTCGTGGCCGCCGACGTCCAGACCCGCATCCGGCTCCACTCGCGGCGCCTGGTGGAGCGCGGCTCGCGCTGGCTGCTCAACAACCGCCCGCAGCCGCTTCAGCTCGCCGAGACCATCGGGTTCTTCAGCAAGGGCGTCACGGAGGTCTGGGACGAGCTGCCGCAGCTGCTCCGCGGCTCCGACCTGGAGTGGTACGAGGGCATCCGCGACGAGCTGACCGAGGTGGGCGTGCCGGAGGAGCTGGCGCGGCGCGTCGCCGGGTTCTCCTCCGCCTTCCCCGCGCTCGACATCGTCGCGGTCGCCGACCGGACCGGCAAGGAGCCGATGGCGGTCGCCGAGGTCTACTACGACCTCGCCGACCGGCTCCGCATCACGCAGCTCATGGACCGCATCATCGAGCTGCCGCGGGCCGACCGCTGGCAGTCCATGGCGCGCGCCTCCATCCGCGAGGACCTGTACGCGGCGCACGCGGCGCTGACGGCGGACGTCCTCGCGGCGGGCAACGGCCAGTCCACGCCGGAGCAGCGGTTCAAGGCGTGGGAGGAGAAGAACGCGCCGATCCTCAGCCGGGCGCGGTCGACGCTGGAGGAGATCCAGAGCTCGGACGCGTTCGACCTGGCGAACCTGTCGGTGGCGATGCGGACGATGCGGACGTTGCTGCGCACGCACTCGTAG
- a CDS encoding polyprenol monophosphomannose synthase, with translation MPTYNEAGNLPGMAEALMALPLPGLRLLVVDDSSPDGTGQIAERFAERYGSARMSVLHRTEKDGLGRAYAAGMARAVAEGAHYVLQMDADGSHPVEKAAELLGVALATDAGVVIGSRYVQGGTLSDAWGAHRKLLSRWANAYAGTILGTRVRDITGGFNLWRADALRAIDLASVDSAGYSFQVEMKYRALRRGFDVMEVPIHFEDRTVGESKMSLMVQLESVVMPWKLRLNAGSGERGRGAGVRG, from the coding sequence ATGCCCACGTACAACGAGGCGGGCAACCTGCCCGGCATGGCCGAGGCCCTCATGGCGCTCCCCCTGCCCGGCCTGCGCCTCCTCGTCGTCGACGACTCCAGCCCCGACGGCACCGGGCAGATCGCCGAACGCTTCGCCGAGCGGTACGGCAGCGCCCGCATGAGCGTCCTGCACCGCACCGAGAAGGACGGCCTCGGCCGCGCCTACGCCGCCGGCATGGCGCGGGCCGTCGCCGAGGGCGCGCACTACGTCCTCCAGATGGACGCCGACGGCAGCCACCCCGTGGAGAAGGCCGCCGAACTGCTCGGCGTCGCCCTCGCCACGGACGCGGGTGTCGTCATCGGCAGCCGGTACGTCCAGGGCGGCACGCTCTCCGACGCGTGGGGCGCCCACCGCAAACTGCTCTCGCGCTGGGCCAACGCCTACGCGGGCACGATCCTCGGCACCCGCGTCCGTGACATCACGGGCGGCTTCAACCTGTGGCGCGCCGACGCGCTGCGCGCGATCGACCTCGCGTCCGTGGACAGCGCGGGCTACAGCTTCCAGGTCGAGATGAAGTACCGGGCGCTGCGGCGCGGCTTCGACGTCATGGAGGTACCGATCCACTTCGAGGACCGCACGGTCGGCGAGTCGAAGATGAGCCTCATGGTGCAGCTGGAGTCGGTGGTCATGCCGTGGAAGCTGCGGCTGAACGCGGGTTCCGGTGAGCGTGGCCGCGGGGCGGGGGTGCGCGGATGA
- a CDS encoding GtrA family protein — protein sequence MSPSTLHEAPHAAPPGPRAPEAAPAPAASTPSPRLTVARLRRLFLELVKFGVVGGSGVAVNLVVFNLLLHGMSSGPMTATVLASCVAMGTNYLGFRFFAYRDRASRTKRQIALFFAFSGIGVAMESLLFYGAYHGAGMSGPLGSNVAKALSIVLASAFRFLVYRTWVFQHDARRS from the coding sequence ATGAGCCCGTCGACCCTGCACGAGGCGCCGCACGCCGCGCCGCCCGGCCCGAGGGCGCCTGAGGCCGCTCCCGCGCCCGCGGCGTCCACGCCTTCGCCCCGGCTCACCGTCGCCCGGCTGCGCAGGCTGTTCCTGGAGCTCGTGAAGTTCGGGGTCGTCGGCGGCAGCGGCGTGGCCGTGAACCTGGTCGTCTTCAACCTCCTGCTGCACGGCATGTCCTCGGGCCCGATGACGGCGACGGTGCTGGCCAGCTGCGTGGCCATGGGCACGAACTACCTCGGCTTCCGCTTCTTCGCGTACCGCGACCGCGCCTCGCGCACGAAGCGGCAGATCGCGCTCTTCTTCGCCTTCAGCGGGATCGGCGTGGCGATGGAGAGCCTGCTGTTCTACGGGGCGTATCACGGTGCGGGCATGAGCGGACCGCTCGGCTCGAACGTCGCCAAGGCGCTGTCGATCGTCCTCGCCTCGGCGTTCCGCTTCCTGGTCTACCGGACGTGGGTCTTCCAGCACGATGCGCGTCGCTCCTAA
- a CDS encoding GntR family transcriptional regulator, whose translation MPAIRLREVPAPEAVAELLRVTPGDPVVVRRRIIELDGEPCELTETYDPVAIARGTPLAETKKIRGGAVTLLAELGHIGVHVREDVTARMPDGDERTALNLDPAEPVLRLNRVTLDAGDRPIQADMMVMPAHRQQLRYEIMSGDLVPGSKLPSTNQLKERFEASNATIQKALQLLKEEGLVIGRAGAAVTVREHRQRTMRPASYMAPAPPGEPYRWLTEATRHGAAAHSTLLKVAEVRPPADVSAALNLAADETALLRQQILTIDDEPVELVKSYYPLGIARGTAITGKRKIKGGTPSLLAELGYPPRLSVDRVSARVPTQEQFQALRLPSDLPVLRTLRVVHSDDDVPIEVTVMVKAGHLYEMRYEFTPE comes from the coding sequence TTGCCCGCCATCCGCCTCCGGGAGGTCCCCGCCCCGGAGGCCGTCGCGGAGCTCCTCCGCGTCACGCCCGGCGACCCGGTCGTCGTACGGCGGCGGATCATCGAACTCGACGGAGAGCCCTGCGAGTTGACGGAAACGTACGATCCCGTCGCCATCGCGCGCGGCACGCCCCTCGCCGAGACGAAAAAGATCCGGGGTGGCGCGGTGACGCTGCTCGCCGAGCTCGGCCACATCGGCGTACACGTACGCGAGGACGTGACCGCACGCATGCCCGACGGCGACGAGCGCACAGCCCTGAACCTGGACCCGGCAGAGCCGGTCCTCCGACTGAACAGGGTCACGCTGGACGCCGGAGACCGTCCCATCCAGGCCGACATGATGGTCATGCCCGCGCACCGCCAACAGCTCCGTTACGAGATCATGAGCGGCGACCTTGTGCCGGGGTCGAAGCTGCCTTCGACCAACCAGCTCAAGGAGCGGTTCGAGGCGTCCAACGCCACCATTCAGAAGGCACTGCAACTCCTCAAAGAGGAAGGGCTCGTCATCGGACGGGCCGGAGCCGCGGTGACCGTGCGCGAGCACCGCCAGCGGACCATGCGCCCCGCGTCCTACATGGCACCCGCCCCGCCGGGAGAGCCCTACCGCTGGCTCACCGAGGCCACGAGGCACGGAGCGGCAGCGCACAGCACCTTGCTGAAAGTCGCGGAAGTCCGGCCACCGGCAGACGTCTCGGCCGCTCTGAACCTCGCCGCCGACGAGACCGCGCTGCTCCGGCAGCAGATCCTCACCATCGATGACGAACCGGTGGAACTGGTGAAGTCCTACTACCCGTTGGGCATCGCCCGCGGCACGGCCATCACGGGCAAGCGGAAGATCAAGGGTGGTACCCCGTCCCTTCTCGCCGAGCTCGGATACCCACCACGCCTGAGCGTGGACCGGGTGTCGGCGCGGGTCCCCACCCAGGAACAGTTCCAGGCCTTGCGACTCCCGAGCGACCTCCCTGTGCTGCGCACCCTGCGCGTCGTCCACAGTGACGACGACGTTCCGATCGAAGTCACGGTCATGGTCAAAGCCGGCCACCTCTACGAGATGCGGTACGAGTTCACACCGGAGTAA
- a CDS encoding YncE family protein encodes MTPAPSRPTRPTRTSGRRFQRLTSLAAGGALALAGVVALPAPARAAAGPSAYVANFHGDTVSVVDTETKAITDTITVGNSPVGVAIAPAAEQAYVTNFDEATVSVIDTETDAVTATVPVGSNPLNVAVTPSGSRAYVANSGGTTVSVIDTATNAVSATVQVGEGPNGVAISPSGATAYVTNNNDNSVSVVDTATNTVSATIPVGSAPAGVAVNPAGTTAYVTNNNSDSVSVLDTATNTVTATIPVGGTPNSVTFAPSGSRAYVADRSSGDVKVIDTANRTVTATVAVGDGPVRVEADPTGAAVYAANIEEDTVSVIAPGTNTVTDTISGFTGPYGMAFTAAPPAAQADIDVNLTAKPHLSILVPYLTYTLSADNKGPATATSATVTAKLPTGARATNLSPGCTTSGTTVTCTYGSIQPNASTPKTFRVPLHLLTLGPVKVTAQRTASAPTDPTPANDTASVTCTAVSIILVTCP; translated from the coding sequence TTGACACCCGCACCCTCCAGACCCACCAGACCCACCAGAACCTCCGGGCGTCGCTTCCAGCGGCTCACGTCGCTGGCCGCCGGTGGCGCGCTCGCCCTGGCGGGCGTGGTGGCGCTCCCCGCGCCCGCGCGGGCCGCCGCAGGCCCCTCGGCCTACGTGGCCAACTTCCACGGCGACACGGTCTCGGTGGTCGACACGGAGACGAAAGCCATCACCGACACGATCACGGTCGGCAACAGCCCCGTGGGCGTGGCGATCGCGCCCGCCGCCGAGCAGGCCTACGTGACGAACTTCGACGAGGCCACGGTCTCGGTGATCGACACGGAGACCGACGCGGTGACGGCGACCGTCCCGGTCGGCAGCAACCCCCTGAACGTGGCGGTGACTCCGTCGGGGTCGCGCGCGTACGTGGCGAACAGCGGCGGGACGACGGTGTCGGTCATCGACACGGCGACGAACGCGGTCAGCGCCACGGTCCAGGTCGGGGAGGGACCGAATGGCGTGGCGATCAGCCCGTCCGGAGCGACGGCCTACGTCACGAACAACAACGACAACTCGGTGTCGGTGGTGGACACCGCGACGAACACGGTGAGTGCCACGATCCCGGTCGGGTCCGCCCCGGCGGGCGTGGCGGTCAACCCCGCCGGCACCACCGCCTACGTCACGAACAACAACTCCGACTCGGTCTCGGTCCTGGACACGGCCACGAATACGGTGACCGCCACGATCCCGGTCGGGGGCACCCCGAACAGCGTCACGTTCGCCCCGTCGGGGAGCAGGGCGTACGTCGCGGACCGTAGCAGCGGCGACGTGAAGGTGATCGACACGGCGAACCGTACGGTGACGGCCACCGTCGCGGTCGGCGACGGCCCGGTCAGGGTCGAGGCGGACCCGACCGGCGCCGCGGTCTACGCGGCGAACATCGAGGAAGACACGGTCTCGGTCATCGCCCCCGGAACGAACACGGTCACCGACACGATCTCCGGCTTCACGGGCCCGTACGGAATGGCGTTCACCGCGGCGCCGCCCGCCGCGCAGGCGGACATAGACGTCAACCTCACGGCCAAGCCCCACCTGAGCATCCTGGTCCCGTACCTCACGTACACCTTGTCGGCCGACAACAAGGGCCCCGCGACGGCCACATCGGCAACGGTGACGGCGAAGCTCCCGACGGGCGCGAGGGCGACGAACCTGTCCCCGGGCTGCACGACCTCGGGCACGACGGTGACGTGCACATACGGATCCATCCAGCCGAACGCGTCCACACCCAAGACCTTCCGAGTCCCCCTGCACCTGCTGACCCTGGGCCCGGTCAAGGTCACAGCGCAACGCACCGCCTCGGCCCCGACGGATCCCACCCCCGCCAACGACACGGCATCGGTGACCTGCACGGCAGTCTCCATCATCTTGGTCACCTGCCCGTAG
- a CDS encoding response regulator transcription factor, whose protein sequence is MVVDDDKLLRYGLQRILESSGSITVSAVCDGAEALEQAALHRPDVALVDIQMPDLDGLSVLRALRRLDAPPVVAMLTGFGTDGNVADALAAGAAGFFLKDAAARELVPGVLLLAAGGSALSSRVMRSLRATPPPPGPGRGAAADRAPGRGALTGRERDVLDLLATGMTNAQIAERLLLSRSTVKDHVSSVLAKLGASNRIQAAVLARSAG, encoded by the coding sequence ATGGTCGTCGACGATGACAAGCTGCTGCGGTACGGCCTCCAGCGCATCCTGGAGAGCTCCGGGAGCATCACCGTCTCCGCGGTGTGCGACGGCGCCGAAGCGCTGGAACAGGCGGCGCTCCACCGGCCCGACGTGGCGCTCGTCGACATCCAGATGCCGGACCTCGACGGGCTGAGCGTCCTGCGCGCCCTGCGCCGGCTCGACGCGCCGCCCGTGGTGGCGATGCTGACCGGGTTCGGGACCGACGGGAACGTGGCCGATGCGCTGGCCGCCGGTGCCGCCGGGTTCTTCCTCAAAGACGCCGCCGCACGCGAACTCGTACCCGGCGTGCTGCTGCTCGCGGCGGGCGGCAGCGCCCTCTCCTCGCGGGTCATGCGCTCGCTGCGCGCGACGCCCCCGCCACCGGGACCGGGGCGTGGGGCGGCTGCCGACCGCGCTCCCGGGCGCGGCGCGCTGACCGGCCGCGAGCGTGACGTACTCGACCTGCTCGCCACCGGGATGACGAACGCCCAGATCGCCGAGCGGCTGCTCCTGAGTCGCTCCACGGTGAAGGACCACGTCAGCTCCGTGCTCGCCAAGCTCGGCGCGAGCAACCGCATCCAGGCCGCGGTACTGGCGCGCTCGGCCGGATGA